In Flammeovirgaceae bacterium, the sequence AAATGCTGATAGCCGCCAACCGGTTGGGGCATCTTTTCTACAATCAGAAATGTGTCAACAACGGGTTCGGGTGCCGTTAGTACGATTGGGGTAATACTGGTTTCAGCCGGGAGTTCAGATGGAATTAGCGAAAAGGTGTCAGCCTCGAATGGATTATCTGTACCTTTTGTTTGATTCAGATCGATAACCTGAACTTTTTTAACCGGTTTTGGGATAGCCTCCGTTTTTTCAACTATCAAGGGTGATTCAAGAATAATCCCAACAGGTTCGGTTGTTGTAAATCGACAGCTTGTTACGGGTTGTTTTTTTGCTTTCCACTGAAAGGCCATGGCTATCAGGGCAAGGCTGATGATTAAGCCGCTGGACAGGAGTGCCGGATAAAGCCGGTGCACATCCTTTGAAGGATTCTTTTTCGGTACCATAGGTCAGGTAGTTATTAACTACCCAATTCTATGTTTCATGAGAAGTCACTGAATACGACTGATTTATTTTTTTGAAGTGCAATTCACTGCGTTGCTTGCCTTCCCAGCGGATAACAATGAATAACAAAATGAGAAGAAACAGGATAATCAGGAAATAAGTAAACACCCGCAGCACGCGCTTCAGGCGTATTTCTTTATCGTGCTGGCGCATTAATTCCGAGTAGTTGCGGTGGCGCGCTATGCGCCCGCTGCTCATCTGTTGTCTGCGTAACCGTATTTCATTTCTTCCCATCGTACTTAATGCTAAGGTTAAAATTTTTGCGCAGCCGGTCCAGAGCCCGGTAGGTGCGCATTTTTGCCCCGCTTTCGGTTATGTTCAGGATGAATGCGATTTCTTTGAAATCTTTATCCTCAAAAAACCGCAATTCCAACACCTCCAGCATATCGGTGGGCAATTCTTTTAAATAATTAAGCAAACGCTGCATTAGTTCTTCATCCCATCCTTCTGAAGTTATTTCAATCAGCTCGCGTATCTTCACTTCTTCAATGGAAAAAACGCGCGTCTTTTTCTTGTTACGGTAATGCTTGTTTACTTCGTTGGCCGCAATGCGGTAAAACCAGCTGGATACGGGCACGCCCCTGTACTCAAACCGGTGGCTGTTTTTAAGTGCATTCAGAAAGGTTTGCGAGCATAAGTCGGCCGTCAGTTCCTCATCATCGGTTTGGCGGTAAATAAAATTAAAGATCCGGTCGTAGTACTTTTCGTACAATTCGCCAAACGCTTCGGGTTTTTTAGCCGATTGTTTAAGAATGGCGTATTCATGCCGTATTTCGTCATCGGATAACAAAGTGCCGAATTTTAAATTTCGTAATCCATTTACAATCTTTTCGTCACATAACAATATTACGGCTTCTTCATTTTGTTTTGTTACATATTACGGTAATTTGAGGGAAAAATTTAGTCAGCGCATATCCCCGGCATCATGTTATCTCGCTTTTATTTATGCATCGCCTTTCTTTTTTTGTCAGGCTGCCAGCCTGATGATACCAGTGAAACGCTGCGCGTACAGGTACTTGATGCCGATAAAAATTTTAACCGGATGGCCCAGGAGAAGGGTGTTGCTGAAGCGTTTGTTTTTTATGCCGATGAAAATGTAGTAAAGCCAACAGCAGGGCAACAACCTGTAGTAGGTAAATTTGCCCTGATGGAATCGTTTAAGAAAAACCCGCCCGGTAATACAAAACTTTTGTGGACTCCGCTGAAGGCCGAAGCGAGCGGCAGGTTGGGGTATACCCTGGGCAGCTATACCGTACATACCAAAACCCCTGATGGACAACGTGATACAATACTTTATGGAATGTACGTGTCCATCTGGAAGCGTAAAAATGACGGCAGCTGGCGGTATGTTTTCGACACGGGCAAT encodes:
- a CDS encoding energy transducer TonB is translated as MVPKKNPSKDVHRLYPALLSSGLIISLALIAMAFQWKAKKQPVTSCRFTTTEPVGIILESPLIVEKTEAIPKPVKKVQVIDLNQTKGTDNPFEADTFSLIPSELPAETSITPIVLTAPEPVVDTFLIVEKMPQPVGGYQHFYTFLSKAIHYPKLAQRNGTQGKVFVEFIIDKAGNVSNVKVIKGIGSGCDAEAARVVALTRWEPGKQRGTPVTVKMVMPVWFRLH
- a CDS encoding nuclear transport factor 2 family protein, which encodes MLSRFYLCIAFLFLSGCQPDDTSETLRVQVLDADKNFNRMAQEKGVAEAFVFYADENVVKPTAGQQPVVGKFALMESFKKNPPGNTKLLWTPLKAEASGRLGYTLGSYTVHTKTPDGQRDTILYGMYVSIWKRKNDGSWRYVFDTGNPTPGPAVLN
- a CDS encoding sigma-70 family RNA polymerase sigma factor, with amino-acid sequence MLCDEKIVNGLRNLKFGTLLSDDEIRHEYAILKQSAKKPEAFGELYEKYYDRIFNFIYRQTDDEELTADLCSQTFLNALKNSHRFEYRGVPVSSWFYRIAANEVNKHYRNKKKTRVFSIEEVKIRELIEITSEGWDEELMQRLLNYLKELPTDMLEVLELRFFEDKDFKEIAFILNITESGAKMRTYRALDRLRKNFNLSIKYDGKK